A window of the Emys orbicularis isolate rEmyOrb1 chromosome 1, rEmyOrb1.hap1, whole genome shotgun sequence genome harbors these coding sequences:
- the LOC135886286 gene encoding olfactory receptor 52E2-like, producing MAAFNLTPSDPSTFILMGIPGLESAYVWISIPFSTLYIIGLLGNFMVLFVVGKEQTLHKPMYLLLCMLALTEIGTSTSVVLKALGIFWFNMKGITLGGCLTQMFFFHAGTVMHSAILVTMAFDRYVAICNPLRYATILTNARIAKLGLVGLIRAVLFVLPLPLLLSRLPFCANRIIPHTYCDHMAVAKMSCGDITVNRMYGLVIPFVVNVLDLTLIGLSYGLIIRAVLRISSKKAHQKALNTCTAHICVMLMSYPSFFFSTLTHRFSQGIAPHVHIILANLYFLLPTMLNPIIYGVKNKELLEKLGKYTCRMCSPGDH from the coding sequence ATGGCAGCTTTCAACCTCACCCCCTCTGACCCTTCAACATTCATCCTAATGGGCATCCCTGGCCTGGAATCTGCCTATGTCTGGATTTCCATCCCATTCTCTACACTCTACATTATCGGCCTGTTGGGAAATTTCATGGTTCTGTTTGTCGTGGGCAAAGAGCAGACCCTGCACAAGCCAATGTACCTGTTGCTCTGCATGCTGGCACTCACAGAAATCGGCACATCTACCTCCGTTGTGCTGAAGGCACTTGGTATATTTTGGTTTAATATGAAAGGTATTACTTTGGGTGGCTGTCTCACCCAAATGTTCTTCTTTCATGCAGGTACTGTGATGCACTCAGCCATCCTCGTGACAATGGCCTTTGATCGCTATGTTGCCATTTGTAACCCTCTGAGATATGCCACCATCCTCACCAATGCACGAATAGCTAAGCTAGGGCTAGTGGGTTTGATAAGAGCTGTTCTCTTcgttctgcccctgcccctgctcctgagcAGGCTGCCATTCTGTGCCAACCGCATTATCCCCCATACTTACTGCGACCACATGGCTGTGGCAAAAATGTCGTGTGGGGACATCACAGTCAACAGGATGTACGGCTTGGTAATACCATTTGTAGTCAACGTGTTAGACCTGACACTCATTGGCCTCTCCTATGGTCTGATCATCAGGGCTGTCCTCAGAATCTCCTCCAAGAAAGCCCACCAGAAAGCCCTCAACACCTGCACAGCTCACATCTGTGTGATGCTGATGTCCTATCCTTCCTTCTTCTTCTCCACTCTGACACACCGGTTCAGTCAGGGCATCGCTCCCCATGTTCACATCATCTTGGCCAACCTctacttcctcctccccaccatgCTGAACCCTATCATTTATGGTGTCAAAAACAAAGAGCTTCTTGAGAAACTGGGCAAATACACCTGCAGAATGTGCTCGCCTGGGGACCACTGA